The Pseudoalteromonas sp. UG3-2 genome contains a region encoding:
- a CDS encoding YqaE/Pmp3 family membrane protein → MDLLRIIIAILLPPLGVFLQVGLGGAFWLNILLTLLGYIPGIVHAVWIIAKR, encoded by the coding sequence ATGGATTTACTGAGAATCATCATTGCAATTCTGTTGCCGCCTTTGGGTGTATTTCTTCAAGTTGGCTTGGGCGGTGCATTTTGGCTCAATATCTTATTGACTTTATTAGGGTATATACCTGGAATAGTCCATGCCGTTTGGATTATTGCTAAGCGTTAA
- a CDS encoding winged helix-turn-helix transcriptional regulator — protein sequence MESSIKTDSKGRKKVYNACMEPCAIEKGMRLIGGKWKGSIIYHLKDEPVRFNDLTRMLGGATKKMVDQRLKELEEEGMVIRKVISDRPIAVTYELTEFGRSALHILEQLRLWSESNHVQLRDK from the coding sequence ATGGAAAGTTCAATAAAAACAGACAGTAAAGGCAGAAAAAAAGTCTATAACGCGTGTATGGAACCTTGCGCCATTGAAAAAGGCATGCGACTCATTGGCGGCAAGTGGAAAGGCTCTATTATTTACCATTTAAAAGATGAGCCAGTGCGGTTCAATGACTTAACCAGAATGCTAGGTGGTGCCACCAAAAAAATGGTGGATCAACGTTTAAAAGAGTTGGAAGAAGAAGGTATGGTGATCCGTAAAGTGATTAGCGACAGGCCCATTGCCGTTACCTATGAGTTAACGGAATTTGGTCGCTCAGCCTTACACATTTTGGAGCAGCTAAGACTCTGGTCAGAATCAAACCATGTGCAGCTCAGGGATAAATAA
- a CDS encoding TetR/AcrR family transcriptional regulator — MNKGERTRQAILEQGMRFSSQYGLIEVTIGSMAKLCGLSRTGLISHFDNKEDMQLAILDYCEAQFMEHVVAPSRHADPLIQLKQLFSIWADWTRELFNQPHLTCPFIKALVEFNGHVDSPIYAKVTEQHNRLFSYIKHKIEAGVASGAFHNELDSQCAAYEIYNLYLGHAIAKNTVLTEHASELFKRNIEHLLLSFQHPISKGNTPL; from the coding sequence ATGAATAAAGGTGAGAGAACTCGACAAGCTATTTTAGAGCAAGGCATGCGCTTTAGTAGTCAATATGGCTTAATCGAAGTGACCATTGGCTCTATGGCCAAGCTCTGTGGCTTGTCGCGAACAGGCTTAATTTCACACTTTGACAATAAAGAAGACATGCAGCTGGCCATTTTAGACTATTGTGAAGCCCAGTTTATGGAGCATGTGGTAGCGCCATCTCGTCATGCCGACCCATTAATACAACTTAAGCAACTGTTTTCTATTTGGGCTGATTGGACCCGAGAGTTATTTAATCAACCGCACTTAACCTGTCCATTTATTAAAGCCTTAGTTGAATTTAACGGCCATGTCGACAGCCCCATTTATGCCAAAGTGACTGAACAACATAACCGCCTATTTAGCTACATTAAACACAAAATAGAGGCAGGTGTCGCTTCTGGTGCCTTTCACAACGAGCTCGACTCACAGTGTGCGGCTTATGAGATTTATAATTTGTATTTAGGCCATGCCATTGCTAAAAATACCGTGTTAACCGAGCATGCCAGTGAGTTGTTTAAACGCAATATCGAGCACTTATTATTAAGCTTTCAACACCCTATCAGCAAAGGTAACACACCATTATGA
- a CDS encoding NAD(P)H-dependent oxidoreductase, with translation MNISDSKNVLIINAHQYYPFSEGKLNAAFVDKAVTLLQGKGYNTRVVTMKDDYDVDEQLAHHQWADIILLQSPVNWMGMPWSFKKYMDEVYTAGMAGALCDGDGRKEAAPKQNYGTGGSLTNTKYMLSLTFNAPAEAFNDNSEFFAGKSVDDLLFPMHMNFKFFGMTAMTTFASFDVMKNADVERDFNRFTAHINQHF, from the coding sequence ATGAACATAAGCGACTCGAAAAATGTACTTATCATTAATGCTCACCAGTATTACCCATTCTCAGAGGGCAAATTAAATGCTGCATTTGTAGATAAAGCGGTCACTCTATTGCAGGGTAAAGGATATAACACTCGCGTAGTCACAATGAAAGATGACTATGACGTTGATGAACAGCTAGCTCATCATCAGTGGGCCGATATTATCTTACTGCAGTCACCAGTAAACTGGATGGGGATGCCCTGGTCATTCAAAAAGTATATGGATGAAGTGTATACCGCTGGCATGGCTGGGGCCTTATGTGATGGCGATGGTCGCAAAGAGGCCGCACCAAAGCAAAACTATGGCACAGGCGGCAGTCTAACGAACACCAAATACATGTTATCTCTGACCTTTAATGCCCCTGCTGAAGCGTTTAACGATAACAGTGAGTTTTTTGCCGGTAAGTCGGTTGATGATTTGCTGTTCCCGATGCACATGAATTTTAAGTTTTTTGGTATGACCGCAATGACGACGTTCGCCAGCTTTGATGTGATGAAAAACGCAGATGTGGAGCGTGATTTTAATCGTTTTACTGCGCACATAAACCAGCACTTTTAA
- a CDS encoding GNAT family N-acetyltransferase has protein sequence MKIRAATSADIDTLRALEQQVVAAERPFNEAIKTVDAIYYDLDAMLSDTNTHLIVGEKDNQIVATGYAQIRPSKAQLVHEHHGYLGFMLVLPEYRGQGLNQQVMEHLIEWCKGQNINDFYLDVYSANEAAIRAYEKAGFTPCLLEMKLHL, from the coding sequence ATGAAAATTAGAGCCGCCACCAGTGCCGATATCGATACACTTAGAGCACTTGAGCAACAAGTAGTTGCAGCAGAAAGGCCATTTAATGAGGCCATTAAAACCGTTGATGCCATTTATTATGATCTGGACGCCATGCTCAGCGATACTAATACCCACTTAATCGTGGGTGAAAAAGACAACCAGATAGTGGCAACCGGATACGCGCAAATTCGCCCATCTAAAGCACAACTAGTCCATGAACACCATGGCTATTTGGGCTTTATGTTGGTACTGCCAGAATACCGCGGACAGGGATTGAATCAGCAAGTCATGGAGCATCTTATCGAGTGGTGCAAAGGACAAAATATCAATGACTTTTATCTGGATGTATACAGCGCTAATGAAGCCGCGATTCGGGCTTATGAAAAAGCAGGGTTTACGCCCTGCCTTCTGGAAATGAAGTTGCATTTATAG
- a CDS encoding cadherin-like domain-containing protein, giving the protein MNKQRLLALVIAATLAGCGGSSQGNSSPVFDSTSYQLSTDEDIAGSLTVKASDDDNNDQLAYSLANAPRNGTVNIGESSGELTFTPDPNFNGNDSFEVQVSDGETAVKTTVNVTVNSVNDLPELIASEVFVTGGEVKQGRIQATDIDDDTLNYTISETTKNGDLTLDSNSGELTYTPTGLIDVNDSFSVVIDDGNGGRLEKLLSVKMSLASNTDRAYYYYASEESHLKQAEELIGALDNDINQGLIFADLAKGYAEAGLTEQVARLLSEEQIVRDEARARALLQVSFVYNRLDLIDQANHYRSEAKALYSAYVASKGINAFDAKDASFFTDLSIAYNQVGFTKQASEALSILDNLFVTALDDNPTTAALRTFFGFRNLVDDAVDKWQATRSQADYDLAHSMAARLYRYANMISHRYVSNDRNGNEGKPYFSTRQVALSDVIHAFLELNDYNNAKEALHDVFALYGVIGVDENYPRTRDQYYQVTKVEYQFGLYGVLDEFVVLYPDATLDAFLTGFPEDSFWAGLAEEDAADARLMAKVRSMEDKSAALELVIAEKDPEKLRNHFTNLVAFNSSRPGGALYLINQGHYDAAAQFLAEAMSVLSTDDYISQNISSEAFVTGQTGCEMVIDLLSDIYSITAEQSYKTQAQSAVETCINIASQHYSDGIDGSDVEIEDAVKANARYFPYAKWLDISDSIAGSLAIIEANVAKIDTNDHIELISRLQGVGVALAKGGLFSQAQSYYDRAITELAHYETNVVMEELGKQTADFFSASSSSSDYSNYLAVIEQQAGLIEGYASIRDAAVKAWMTVIESRLSTLSQAGNQQKLTFLPQYANQYIRLNAFDEALALSNDAALGVVEKESIITQVATGMSIKDDFKHTAIASVDTDGDGRPNFFIDSATPESILQSGLELDEDSDNDGVNDAEDAFPLDKSKQ; this is encoded by the coding sequence ATGAATAAACAAAGGTTATTAGCATTAGTTATTGCAGCCACGCTGGCTGGTTGTGGTGGTAGTTCTCAAGGCAATTCATCGCCGGTATTTGATTCAACAAGTTATCAGTTAAGCACAGATGAAGACATAGCCGGGAGCCTAACGGTAAAAGCATCGGATGATGATAATAACGATCAGTTAGCCTACAGTTTAGCCAATGCACCGAGAAATGGCACAGTTAATATAGGTGAATCGAGCGGAGAGCTTACTTTTACACCGGATCCAAACTTTAATGGAAATGATAGCTTTGAAGTGCAGGTGAGCGATGGCGAAACGGCAGTAAAAACAACTGTGAACGTTACGGTTAACTCAGTTAATGACCTTCCAGAGCTTATCGCAAGTGAGGTTTTTGTTACCGGTGGTGAAGTTAAACAAGGCCGTATTCAAGCAACAGATATTGATGACGATACCTTAAACTATACAATCAGTGAAACAACAAAAAATGGTGACTTAACTCTCGACAGTAATTCTGGTGAATTAACTTACACTCCAACAGGCTTAATCGACGTAAATGATAGCTTTAGTGTAGTAATAGATGATGGTAATGGCGGTAGGTTAGAGAAGCTTTTGTCAGTGAAAATGAGTCTAGCGAGTAATACTGACCGAGCATATTATTATTACGCCAGCGAAGAGTCGCATTTAAAACAAGCTGAGGAGCTTATTGGCGCGTTAGATAACGATATCAATCAAGGTTTGATATTTGCTGATTTAGCAAAGGGCTATGCGGAAGCAGGCCTAACTGAGCAAGTGGCGCGTCTGTTAAGCGAAGAGCAAATTGTTAGAGATGAGGCTCGTGCTCGAGCACTTTTGCAGGTTAGTTTTGTTTATAACCGATTGGATTTGATTGACCAAGCAAACCATTACCGCTCAGAGGCTAAAGCACTTTATAGTGCATATGTCGCATCAAAAGGTATAAATGCATTTGATGCTAAAGATGCCAGTTTTTTTACCGACTTATCTATTGCCTATAATCAAGTGGGCTTTACTAAGCAAGCAAGTGAAGCATTAAGTATTTTAGATAACTTGTTTGTAACCGCTTTAGATGACAACCCTACCACAGCTGCTTTACGTACCTTTTTTGGTTTTAGAAACTTGGTTGATGATGCGGTTGATAAATGGCAAGCAACACGCTCACAGGCAGACTATGACTTAGCTCATTCGATGGCCGCAAGATTGTATCGTTACGCGAACATGATCAGTCATAGGTATGTCAGCAATGACCGTAACGGTAACGAAGGCAAGCCTTACTTTAGCACTCGTCAAGTTGCTCTGAGCGATGTAATTCACGCATTTTTAGAGCTCAATGATTACAATAACGCCAAGGAAGCCTTACATGACGTATTTGCGTTATATGGTGTAATTGGCGTGGATGAAAACTATCCACGTACTCGAGATCAATACTATCAAGTGACTAAAGTGGAGTATCAATTTGGATTATACGGTGTATTAGATGAGTTTGTGGTGCTATACCCTGATGCAACCTTAGACGCTTTCTTAACTGGTTTCCCTGAAGACAGCTTTTGGGCTGGTCTGGCTGAAGAAGATGCCGCTGATGCGCGTTTAATGGCGAAAGTTCGCAGTATGGAAGATAAGTCCGCGGCATTAGAGCTAGTGATTGCTGAAAAAGATCCAGAGAAATTAAGAAATCACTTCACGAATTTGGTTGCCTTTAATAGTTCTCGTCCAGGTGGCGCATTATACCTAATTAACCAAGGTCATTACGATGCCGCCGCTCAGTTCTTGGCTGAGGCCATGTCTGTTCTTTCAACAGATGACTACATCTCACAAAATATATCCAGTGAAGCTTTTGTAACGGGTCAAACGGGATGCGAAATGGTAATTGATCTACTTAGCGATATTTATTCAATTACTGCTGAGCAAAGCTACAAAACGCAAGCGCAGTCTGCGGTAGAAACTTGTATTAATATCGCAAGCCAGCATTATTCAGATGGCATTGATGGCAGCGATGTTGAGATTGAAGATGCTGTGAAAGCAAATGCTCGATATTTCCCATATGCTAAGTGGTTGGATATATCTGATAGCATTGCAGGTTCGTTGGCAATAATTGAAGCTAATGTTGCAAAAATCGATACAAATGATCATATAGAGCTCATTTCAAGGCTACAAGGTGTGGGGGTTGCATTGGCTAAAGGCGGCTTATTCAGCCAAGCGCAAAGCTATTATGATCGCGCTATTACTGAGTTAGCACATTATGAGACGAATGTCGTAATGGAGGAGTTAGGCAAACAAACGGCTGACTTTTTCAGTGCTAGCTCATCATCGAGTGATTATAGTAATTACTTAGCCGTGATTGAGCAGCAAGCGGGCTTGATTGAGGGCTATGCTAGCATTCGAGATGCCGCTGTTAAGGCGTGGATGACGGTAATTGAAAGTCGCTTATCAACATTATCGCAAGCTGGTAATCAGCAAAAACTCACTTTTTTACCTCAATATGCAAACCAGTATATTCGCTTAAATGCATTTGATGAGGCGTTAGCTTTGAGTAATGATGCTGCTCTGGGAGTTGTAGAAAAGGAATCTATTATTACTCAGGTTGCCACCGGCATGAGCATTAAAGATGATTTCAAACACACTGCTATCGCCTCGGTTGATACTGACGGTGATGGTCGTCCTAACTTCTTCATCGACTCGGCAACACCAGAGTCAATATTGCAGTCGGGTCTGGAGCTTGACGAAGACAGCGATAACGACGGTGTGAACGATGCAGAAGATGCCTTCCCATTAGATAAATCAAAACAATAG
- a CDS encoding GNAT family N-acetyltransferase codes for MIEIITTPNADIVTKLTDLYIETFSAPPRNENIDRDEMVSLMEKEITEGQVRVVFDAEGKLIGSLSLVPIAHFKDRERFALNQGLYISNFMVDPTIRGKGIGKQLLTDTLSAVKEPIHTRCRVDALAVNHLFSSHGFTLVANYTTTMNGSVAERNIYTFNQA; via the coding sequence ATGATTGAAATTATTACCACGCCCAATGCAGACATTGTTACTAAGCTTACCGATTTGTATATTGAGACTTTTTCCGCCCCACCCAGAAATGAAAACATTGATCGTGATGAGATGGTGTCGCTCATGGAAAAAGAGATAACAGAAGGCCAGGTACGAGTTGTTTTTGATGCCGAGGGCAAATTAATTGGCAGCTTGTCACTGGTTCCGATAGCCCACTTTAAAGACAGAGAGCGCTTTGCTCTTAACCAAGGCTTATACATCTCTAACTTTATGGTTGACCCAACTATAAGGGGAAAAGGGATTGGTAAGCAGTTACTTACAGACACGCTAAGTGCTGTCAAGGAGCCAATACACACGCGCTGCCGCGTAGATGCCTTAGCCGTCAACCACTTATTCAGCAGTCATGGCTTTACGCTGGTTGCTAATTACACCACCACCATGAATGGCTCGGTTGCTGAGCGAAATATCTATACCTTTAATCAAGCTTAG
- a CDS encoding alpha/beta fold hydrolase produces the protein MKFSYFTSKQGSLLTRISRGATAGLCTVAPWVTARLGQVLLMSPHGKRDYQFSNKKPNNEINILTSLGRVHANVFGLGSKTVILSHGWADNSSCFDHLIPELVASGYCVVALDHVGHGRSCGKQAHLLAFIEALDTLIEKLESERYDISALIGHSMGAVAMMNLPDYRLAQRTVINIATPVQFFELMFERVTRAGISDKMLHQVLHRITAQHGTHWHLIRDRFHQTCQQFAPLFIHDTDDRFAPFEHLQPLVNHAPERLIQTSGLGHRRILGDTGVIKDITARLTA, from the coding sequence ATGAAGTTCAGCTACTTTACTAGTAAACAGGGGAGCCTACTCACCCGCATAAGTCGCGGTGCCACAGCGGGGTTATGCACTGTAGCGCCTTGGGTAACAGCTCGGCTGGGTCAGGTGTTGCTAATGAGTCCACATGGTAAGCGCGATTATCAATTCAGCAATAAAAAGCCCAATAACGAGATTAATATTCTTACTTCCCTTGGACGAGTGCATGCCAATGTTTTTGGCTTGGGAAGCAAAACGGTCATTTTAAGCCATGGTTGGGCCGATAACAGCAGTTGTTTTGACCACTTAATTCCTGAGTTAGTGGCTTCTGGCTACTGTGTGGTTGCGTTAGACCACGTTGGCCATGGCCGCTCTTGTGGCAAACAGGCTCATTTGCTGGCCTTTATAGAAGCACTCGATACCTTAATTGAAAAACTAGAGTCTGAACGCTACGATATTAGCGCTTTAATTGGTCATTCAATGGGGGCCGTGGCAATGATGAATCTTCCAGACTATCGGTTGGCGCAACGTACTGTTATTAACATTGCCACCCCGGTACAGTTTTTTGAATTGATGTTTGAACGTGTTACTCGCGCCGGTATTTCCGACAAAATGCTGCATCAGGTATTGCACCGTATTACCGCTCAACATGGTACACACTGGCACTTAATCCGCGATCGCTTTCATCAGACTTGTCAGCAGTTTGCTCCGCTTTTTATTCACGACACCGATGACCGCTTTGCTCCTTTTGAGCACTTACAGCCTTTGGTAAATCACGCGCCAGAACGGCTGATCCAGACCTCAGGTCTTGGCCATCGTCGTATTTTAGGCGATACTGGGGTGATTAAAGATATTACAGCAAGATTAACCGCTTAA
- a CDS encoding phosphotransferase family protein: MFEANKVKCDTQGLAIDAIKSLLGLSEADVQHLVVRSMSGGVSNNNFLIILKNSAQWVVKLSKGYVSHGLQKEAQAYKLLANTSLGLDARFEEKSLVGHSGALLLQHVSGQTLNQWQQVPLSALTKALKLVHGVMAGTAGSLLHPRDIQLNPALTLEKSWRYFSRSNALQDKQLLNIKARIAAILSQHQKHFAVISPFSMVHGDVHPNNLILNSDNALQLIDWERAHFGDPAFDLVAINWHASGNIIDKEVHQQLINCYSNDLATQAELQLRANCWGLFRLLTDYLFLSQHQLLPHKREQFFAEITEHINGFC; this comes from the coding sequence GTGTTTGAGGCCAATAAAGTAAAGTGTGATACCCAAGGCTTGGCCATTGATGCAATAAAAAGCTTGCTTGGTTTGTCTGAAGCGGATGTTCAGCACTTGGTCGTCAGATCAATGTCAGGTGGAGTGAGTAACAATAACTTTCTAATTATCCTGAAAAACAGCGCACAATGGGTAGTAAAGTTATCCAAAGGGTATGTTAGTCACGGCTTACAAAAGGAGGCGCAAGCCTATAAATTACTGGCTAATACCAGCCTAGGGCTGGATGCACGTTTTGAGGAAAAATCGCTTGTTGGTCACTCAGGGGCATTATTGCTTCAGCACGTTAGCGGTCAGACACTTAATCAGTGGCAGCAAGTTCCACTGTCAGCGCTTACAAAAGCGCTAAAATTGGTGCATGGTGTGATGGCCGGTACTGCTGGAAGCCTCCTTCACCCCAGAGATATTCAACTAAATCCGGCGCTAACACTGGAAAAAAGCTGGCGTTATTTTTCTCGCTCTAATGCGCTACAAGACAAGCAGCTTCTCAATATCAAAGCTCGCATTGCCGCCATATTGTCGCAACATCAAAAGCATTTTGCTGTTATCTCACCATTTTCAATGGTTCATGGTGATGTTCATCCGAATAATTTGATCTTAAACTCTGACAATGCCTTGCAGCTGATTGATTGGGAGCGAGCTCATTTTGGCGACCCTGCTTTTGATTTAGTGGCCATTAACTGGCATGCCAGCGGAAATATTATTGACAAAGAGGTACATCAGCAGTTGATCAACTGTTATAGCAATGATCTAGCGACCCAAGCTGAACTGCAATTGCGCGCTAACTGTTGGGGCTTATTTCGCTTGTTAACGGACTATCTATTTCTATCTCAACATCAGTTACTGCCGCACAAGCGTGAACAGTTTTTTGCTGAAATTACAGAGCATATAAATGGCTTTTGCTAA
- a CDS encoding DsbA family oxidoreductase, with protein sequence MTQEKIPIDIVSDVVCPWCAIGYWRLKKAIATCAVEHLVNVVWHPFELNPNMAESGENLRAHLAQKYGTTLEGSIRARAMLTAEGKKVGFTFNYFDEMKMLNTHPCHQLLHWAKEVGLQTQLAEALFAHFFSDRGEFSHDELVAVATQVGLDASEASNILTHNRYSDTVKQYEQEWRTKGVQGVPLFIFNGENVLSGAQEVATFEQVLKQHCNE encoded by the coding sequence ATGACACAGGAAAAAATACCTATAGACATTGTTTCAGATGTGGTTTGTCCTTGGTGCGCCATTGGCTACTGGCGTTTAAAAAAGGCGATAGCAACGTGTGCTGTTGAACACCTTGTAAACGTCGTTTGGCATCCTTTTGAGCTGAACCCTAACATGGCAGAGTCGGGTGAAAACCTCAGAGCACATTTGGCGCAAAAGTATGGCACCACCCTTGAGGGCAGTATTCGTGCTCGGGCTATGTTAACGGCAGAAGGTAAAAAAGTAGGTTTTACATTTAACTACTTTGATGAAATGAAAATGCTCAATACCCACCCATGCCATCAATTACTGCATTGGGCCAAAGAAGTAGGGTTACAAACTCAATTGGCAGAAGCTCTTTTTGCACACTTCTTTAGTGACCGCGGTGAATTTAGTCATGATGAATTAGTGGCGGTAGCTACTCAAGTTGGATTAGATGCCTCCGAGGCCAGCAATATATTGACCCACAACCGATACAGCGACACGGTAAAGCAATATGAACAAGAGTGGCGAACAAAAGGAGTGCAGGGCGTGCCTTTGTTCATTTTTAACGGTGAAAACGTGTTATCTGGAGCGCAAGAAGTTGCTACGTTTGAACAGGTGTTGAAACAACATTGTAATGAGTAA